From bacterium, a single genomic window includes:
- a CDS encoding DedA family protein gives MTGLLEQLLSTPAWLVLLVVFALPALESSAFLGFIFPGETAVLLGGVAASQGQVPLPAVVLAGVGGAILGDAVGYVVGRRWGRRILGSTLGRFTNASHLERAERALIRRGGWAVFIGRFTVALRVMIPGLAGMARMPYRRFLRANVAGGAAWGALIATAGYLAGNSWHTAERYVTGAGVALTGAVVALIVGRRIIGRLTRPRRAKTEERDRSATGRGAMLRVACTPDHPASRLS, from the coding sequence ATGACCGGACTGTTGGAGCAACTTCTGTCGACGCCGGCGTGGCTGGTGCTGCTGGTGGTGTTCGCGCTTCCCGCTCTCGAGTCTTCGGCCTTCCTCGGGTTCATCTTTCCCGGGGAGACAGCGGTGCTGCTGGGTGGCGTGGCCGCCAGCCAGGGTCAGGTACCGCTGCCCGCGGTTGTGCTCGCGGGCGTCGGTGGCGCGATCCTCGGCGATGCTGTCGGATACGTCGTCGGGCGCCGCTGGGGTCGCAGGATCCTCGGTTCGACGCTCGGCCGCTTCACGAACGCCAGCCACCTGGAGCGCGCCGAACGTGCGCTGATACGCCGGGGCGGGTGGGCCGTCTTCATCGGTCGGTTCACAGTCGCCCTGCGCGTCATGATCCCCGGCCTAGCGGGAATGGCCCGGATGCCCTACCGCCGGTTCCTGAGAGCCAACGTCGCTGGCGGCGCAGCGTGGGGGGCGCTCATAGCCACCGCCGGCTATCTGGCCGGCAACAGCTGGCATACCGCCGAGCGCTACGTCACCGGTGCAGGCGTCGCGCTGACAGGCGCCGTGGTTGCGCTCATAGTTGGCCGCCGAATCATCGGTCGCCTCACCCGGCCCCGGCGCGCCAAGACCGAGGAACGCGACCGATCCGCAACAGGTCGAGGAGCCATGCTGCGCGTGGCGTGCACTCCTGATCACCCTGCGTCTCGTCTCTCATGA
- a CDS encoding phosphatase PAP2 family protein, with amino-acid sequence MAASGSAVLWGAAQEDWFGAVNHFARLTPWLHTPARLYAEYGTVLFAGVLMCAWLLTRRDGDLDRVTAALWAPLGALIAIGVNQFLVAAFAEPRPYTVLPDALVLVSRSTDYSFPSDHAVMAGAVTVGVLLANRKLGALTAGLAVLMAVTRVYVGAHFPLDVAAGLAVGAIVALGSYGAARPVFSRLVLRLSRTPVRPFVTAQPVGTSR; translated from the coding sequence GTGGCAGCGAGCGGGTCAGCAGTGCTGTGGGGCGCGGCGCAAGAGGACTGGTTCGGCGCGGTCAACCACTTCGCGCGCCTTACTCCCTGGCTTCACACCCCGGCGCGCCTGTATGCCGAGTACGGGACCGTCCTGTTTGCGGGGGTGCTCATGTGCGCGTGGCTCCTGACGCGCCGCGACGGCGACCTGGATCGTGTGACGGCAGCACTCTGGGCTCCGTTGGGCGCATTGATCGCGATTGGCGTCAACCAGTTCTTGGTTGCGGCCTTCGCCGAACCACGGCCCTACACGGTCCTGCCTGACGCCCTCGTGCTTGTGTCACGCAGCACGGACTACTCGTTTCCGAGCGACCATGCGGTGATGGCGGGCGCGGTGACCGTCGGAGTGCTTTTGGCCAACCGAAAGCTCGGCGCGTTGACGGCCGGACTCGCGGTGCTGATGGCAGTCACTCGGGTCTACGTGGGTGCCCACTTCCCGCTGGACGTGGCAGCCGGTTTGGCCGTAGGTGCGATCGTGGCGCTCGGGTCGTACGGTGCCGCTCGACCTGTGTTCTCGCGGTTGGTCCTGCGCCTGTCGCGGACTCCGGTGCGGCCTTTCGTGACCGCTCAGCCCGTCGGGACATCGCGATGA